A single genomic interval of Pyrobaculum arsenaticum DSM 13514 harbors:
- the csx1 gene encoding CRISPR-associated CARF protein Csx1, giving the protein MGGEVVVAPVGNPKAYRPVTYVMGEAQVRERLYASAVRRARGAGRLLLLAGFSLCELYGKCNDFKSGAEAVARGIREELRLSGEADVAVLPNALGAKFRFADRKTEGYFASAYREILRRLHAWDPSSIVVDTSHGINYMSLMAVEAARLAAAVLAASHRRAVDLMLVNSEPLVGDAERLHVMELHRERITPSSAVQLIVRPFLVDENKGYFLKYARGCGGDKPFKWGRALFNGVYLYLAARRGEVAECRDSLEAEFEVQVREDGGVYIYEKYPRPQHAYLHAIVEAVSGIFPEKKSEFSAKELEDFARAYAPSETVEAIVRNELDKLSSLCTKPTAPHKWAKLSELYDGVEAKCAADRRNLYAHGGFEKNVTYVKCQDGELYLSYGECLDEVERHL; this is encoded by the coding sequence GTGGGCGGCGAGGTCGTCGTTGCTCCTGTGGGCAACCCCAAGGCGTATAGGCCCGTGACCTACGTCATGGGCGAGGCGCAAGTGCGCGAGAGGCTGTACGCCTCCGCCGTGAGGAGGGCTAGGGGGGCCGGGAGGCTCCTTCTGCTTGCTGGCTTCAGCTTGTGCGAGCTGTATGGCAAATGCAACGACTTCAAAAGTGGCGCCGAGGCGGTGGCAAGGGGCATACGCGAGGAGCTCAGGCTCTCCGGCGAGGCCGATGTGGCGGTTCTGCCGAACGCCTTGGGGGCCAAATTCCGCTTCGCTGATAGAAAGACAGAGGGCTACTTCGCATCGGCGTATCGCGAGATATTGAGGCGGCTCCACGCCTGGGACCCCTCCTCAATAGTAGTGGACACGTCCCACGGCATAAACTACATGTCGCTTATGGCCGTGGAGGCAGCCCGCCTGGCCGCGGCGGTTCTCGCCGCGTCGCACAGGAGGGCTGTGGATCTGATGTTGGTGAACTCCGAGCCCTTGGTGGGCGATGCCGAGCGTCTCCACGTCATGGAGCTACACAGGGAGAGGATTACGCCTAGCTCCGCTGTCCAGCTGATCGTCCGCCCCTTTCTTGTCGACGAGAACAAGGGCTACTTCCTAAAATACGCCCGCGGATGCGGCGGGGATAAGCCGTTTAAGTGGGGGCGCGCCCTCTTCAACGGGGTCTACCTGTACCTCGCGGCGCGGCGGGGCGAGGTGGCGGAGTGTAGGGACTCTTTAGAGGCGGAGTTCGAGGTGCAGGTTAGGGAGGACGGCGGTGTCTACATCTACGAGAAGTACCCCAGGCCGCAACACGCCTACCTCCACGCCATCGTCGAGGCGGTGTCGGGCATATTCCCTGAGAAGAAAAGTGAATTCTCCGCTAAGGAATTGGAAGACTTCGCAAGGGCTTATGCCCCCAGCGAGACAGTTGAGGCCATTGTCCGCAACGAGCTTGACAAGCTGAGTAGTCTCTGCACAAAACCCACCGCCCCCCACAAGTGGGCGAAGCTGTCCGAGCTATACGACGGGGTAGAGGCCAAGTGTGCCGCCGACAGGAGGAACCTCTACGCCCACGGCGGCTTCGAGAAGAACGTCACCTACGTAAAGTGTCAAGACGGAGAGCTGTACCTTAGCTACGGCGAGTGCCTAGACGAGGTGGAGCGTCACCTGTAG
- a CDS encoding HEPN domain-containing protein, with the protein MSWERWADWLQDAEDDFAAAVDLARLGRYAKACFHAQQAAEKALKALLIARAGRYERTHSAYALLLAVERAGLAVSQEVKEAAEELDRHYVPSRYPNAWPWGPPHAHYKERDAESCLKNAKAVLDYVKSALSQPNPQGA; encoded by the coding sequence GTGAGCTGGGAGAGGTGGGCCGACTGGCTTCAAGACGCCGAGGACGACTTCGCCGCAGCTGTCGACTTGGCCAGGCTGGGGAGGTATGCGAAGGCGTGTTTCCACGCGCAACAAGCCGCCGAAAAGGCGTTGAAGGCTCTGCTAATCGCGAGGGCGGGCAGATACGAAAGGACCCACAGCGCGTATGCCCTATTGCTAGCAGTGGAGAGGGCCGGCTTGGCCGTCTCCCAGGAGGTAAAAGAGGCGGCGGAGGAGCTAGACCGCCACTACGTCCCCAGCCGCTACCCCAACGCCTGGCCGTGGGGCCCGCCCCACGCACACTACAAGGAGAGAGACGCAGAGAGCTGTTTAAAAAACGCCAAGGCCGTCCTAGACTATGTCAAATCAGCCCTCAGCCAGCCTAACCCCCAAGGAGCTTGA
- the cas6 gene encoding CRISPR system precrRNA processing endoribonuclease RAMP protein Cas6, whose translation MTEQDLYFLLKATSKAKPTSPPCPTTLTVVQFAPLEAKLGEGHGFAMVKLSFYPTAFMFHGKDVLYPSPQRLAYSLAKTYWELFGVDLKHLADRAPTALEVVGMRVKRVGVNIGDMRVVPAFMGKAKLAIYGNVEAWLSLLKLGEAVGVGISRAIGFGKYKIEQVETNA comes from the coding sequence ATGACTGAGCAGGATCTGTACTTCCTCTTAAAAGCAACCTCTAAGGCCAAGCCCACGTCCCCGCCCTGTCCCACAACGCTGACCGTAGTCCAGTTCGCCCCGCTGGAGGCGAAGCTGGGCGAGGGCCACGGCTTCGCCATGGTGAAGCTCAGCTTCTACCCCACCGCCTTCATGTTCCACGGCAAAGACGTCCTCTACCCGTCGCCCCAGCGCCTCGCCTACTCGCTGGCAAAGACCTACTGGGAGCTCTTCGGCGTCGACCTCAAGCACCTGGCAGACAGGGCGCCCACTGCGTTGGAGGTCGTGGGTATGAGGGTCAAGAGGGTGGGCGTAAACATCGGCGACATGAGGGTAGTCCCCGCCTTTATGGGAAAAGCCAAGCTTGCGATATACGGCAACGTCGAGGCGTGGCTGTCCCTCCTCAAACTCGGCGAAGCCGTGGGCGTAGGCATATCCAGAGCCATAGGCTTCGGCAAGTACAAAATAGAACAAGTGGAAACCAACGCCTAA
- a CDS encoding nucleotidyltransferase domain-containing protein: MSNQPSASLTPKELEKATEIAVEGVDAVAVYLFGSAARGRFVRGLSDVDILVVTKSPPPYRAKTSRIDAGDINVVYMSAEEICEAYRRGNHLVIEALDEGILLAGTPLRCADRGFGARYANTAFGCFNYLLISALSAMYFLSSIV; encoded by the coding sequence ATGTCAAATCAGCCCTCAGCCAGCCTAACCCCCAAGGAGCTTGAGAAGGCAACGGAAATCGCCGTTGAGGGCGTCGACGCCGTCGCAGTGTACCTCTTCGGCTCGGCGGCGCGGGGCAGGTTCGTCCGAGGTCTCAGCGACGTGGACATCTTAGTGGTGACTAAGTCCCCGCCGCCGTATAGGGCCAAGACAAGCCGCATAGACGCAGGCGACATCAACGTGGTGTACATGTCCGCAGAGGAGATCTGCGAGGCTTACCGGAGAGGTAACCACCTGGTCATAGAGGCCCTCGACGAGGGCATCCTCCTGGCCGGTACGCCGTTGAGGTGCGCAGACCGAGGATTTGGAGCCAGATATGCCAATACTGCCTTTGGCTGTTTCAACTATCTTTTGATTTCGGCCCTGTCCGCAATGTACTTCTTGAGCTCCATTGTATAA